attgaaaatcaacgacggagtgaaggagggaccggcttcaTGGGATTATGAGTCTACCATGTAACTCCCAGATGctctagtgagcaaaataccaaagttttttgaagaccagttggtgaaaagatgatcaaatgctggtttaatcatttattgaaataatcttCGTCTGAACCTtatgtgataaaacctaataaattatgatgaGATGAAGGAACGACCAAGCGGTCATGAAACCggtcctggttggtcacgggatccactaacgatcattttatgaaattccaagtcgttTGGAAAAATTCTGGACCTAATGCGTGCAATTGTGAAAATGTGTGGGATCGGCTCCTTGCAACCCAAAGagtcaaccttggtcggtcaaggtaacatgctcacgttgaCAAAGTATCCGCGTCtcggtcctgagaattttgatattttgtgatgtgcgtttgagtaacattttgagaaaatatgaagaaatcagggattttgctgaaactgaggaaacttcataagatgaagaaaataataataataaaatgaaggaatcatgatgtGCGGGACcttctatggccaaggcatgtccggccggccaatgatcacggtcccatgacacttttcctaatttattattattttcatgagtttagggaaatatcatgaaataaagaagtttgttgaaataaaggagtttccttgaagtgaaggagtttccatgagatgagggaaacaaataatattaataataataaaataagggtgtgtgggaccggcttgggcatggtcggccggtcagggcccggtcccgtgagtctcgcctaattttacattattttcatgatttgaaggaaatatcatgaaattaagggatttccatgagatgatggaaataattaataaaataaagaattacaaggtgtgggaccggtcacggctagggcggctagtgaccacggtcccgtgacacctttcctaattttatgtaatttttgtacaatttccttaatgtgaaggaaataccatgaaacgaaggagtttcatagaattaaggaatttccatgagatgatgaaaataattaattaaataaggaattacaaggtgtgagaccggtcacggctagggcatgccgcccggctagtgaccacggtcccgtgacacctttcctaattttctgtaatttttgtataatttctttaatgtgaaggaaataccaggaAACAAAGTAGTTTCATataattaaggaatttccatgagatgattgaaataattaataaaataaggaattacaaggtgtgggactggtcacggctagggcgtggccggccggctagtgaccacggtcctgtgACAACTTTCCTAATTTAatataattttacataatttccttgatgtgaaggaaatatcatgaaactgaagagtttcataaaattaaggaatttgctcaaatgagaggGTTTTCTTGGGATCCAAGGAAAATTATAAAATACgataaaataaaggaaggggtgtgggaccggccatggcgggatgaccggccggccggtgggcttggtccccttagacgcctcttttaaatattttattattattattttcctccatGGTTTCATCGTGCCTTTGCATTTTTTGAATGTTCATTCGCGCATTCAAATTCTCGTTAgcgcattattgctgaatacacttgcaccattttcttggggcttactcgatggcggttcagatgcccgtacgttgaatatttatcactaacccatggaattctgctgggaagaaccatgaattgaactaatgaaatattatgaagaacgtataatattttctaaggattcagttaatgaatctaatgatttagaaataattaattgatggctctatactagcaggcatgccgtctaggagcattaattattagaGGATTGggtgatatgagctagttgacgcgtcatatttattatgtatagtatagtcagggaaaacacgttgttgcatcctgaagacgttatcgctctataatagcaggaaagctgtctaggagccgtccaatcataatgattctatacacatgtcttttatatagtcagggaaaacattgttacatcctgaagaagttattgctctatactagcaggcaagctgtctaggagccgtccaatcgttcgattctatataaaagtaattactgaaattgctcagtattcatgagatatgccgttgcctcagttgagagactgcatattcatgtatgctctgagagacaatatactcagtcagagattcttgtggcatgagctttcatgattcaatgagagacatgagcctcaatactcatatgactgctggatcaggagcatgtacaattatggttttacgattttagcctttgtcgaaaatccaccatctacaaactcgtttatgaatcgaaaaggatatcgccaggcgttattgggattgttattcattgcatatcttgtgaacatccagtatgtgtgatttagtataaccactcacgacttgtttgtgttcttggtaaaactattcacaaaggcctgacttatgtattggtatgacttttattagtgaaaccgatcttaagtaatcacctgagatggtatgatcgagtttgtgatttatttgaccgaatctgggtaaaggggaaccgatcctatgaagaggtgatgTATACACATAATCTGTGACCGACCACGTGGCAAAGAGTGGACGCGTGTGCTAAAACAATATAAGGAGCATCAAGATGATGTTGCCACATTGCAGCATTAGAAGAACAAGATCACCATCTTCTGCCACGAATCCATCATCATGCAGATCCGATGGTGACAAATCGATGACTACCAAGAGAATAAGCAACTGCGAAACACCCTAGAAGATCCAAGAGCATACTTTACTCTATCCCGAGATTGATCCAAAATCGAGGGTAGAGATTAATCTGACCGAcaaggatgtgacaggggcatcagACAGTTGTCTGATGCGTGCGGACTGTCCAACCACCCGCCTTAAATGCTACATGCACATGATATGTGTAAAAATATTCTCTGGTGGAGTAAGCGGCGACCCATCGTTACAAACTGCTACCGTCAGGATCATCGGTACCAAACAAAGTCATCAGCGGTATCGGCACAGAGAACAAGACGATAAGGATACAATTGTTATATTGGAGACCCCACACAGTATCCATATAAATACCCCATTCCACTAAGAGAGAGGGGGTGAACCATTTTTTAGCTAGAGGAATAGAGAGTCCAGGAAAGAGAAActgtaagagtaagtatgagaTTTAGTTCCCTCCTAGCTTCGTTCTccactcaaagtcattcgactatctttgtaacctttGATCACATAGTAAAACACCAACCcctgtggacgtaggccttagtgctgaaccacgtaaatcgtcgtctcatttacattcaacACTTTAGATCTTTTGTTTTTCATACTATGCATCGTATTTGCCTATATATATTGTGAACTCACCATAATCTAACTTGTATGGCTAGACTAGGACGAGCCCAAAGGCTCCGAGTCCATCAGGCTTCGTCCTTATGTTGTTTTATACATGTTTTATTTATCTCATTAATTTGGTCAgtcatgcgaatattgtttgtgaacacgaagATACCTTCGTTATTtccgtgttcacaatctggcgctagaaacagggaccttgtcccggtaaaagatttatcttatcctgtgattttgcATATTTTTTGGCTCCCAGCGCTATTCGCAAAATAATAGGGTTCTGAGCGACttgtcattttttcttcttttcgaaAATTCCTTTATGTCCTTGGCTTCCATTGCAAACTTTCTTTCGATCTACGAGCGCATTGGAAATCATATTCGGGATCCAAAACCCTCTTATATTTCGGATATAGGATAACATAtgtttgaaatcaattttgaaatatttacatcgTGAGCTTACTGGCGAACGAGCACCAGATCTACGTTTTcaggtttttatttttcaaacccaTGGATCTGTGCATTTCCGagaagatttttgttttagatCCATGAGCAGATCTATGTTCATGATTATTGGATCTGTCTCTCCAAGCTTTTCTTTCTTTCAAATGATCCCTCAACAGTTTTTAGACGAGTGTCGTGCTTTCTGGCTTTTCCTTCGCATTAACCTTACTAACCAAGCCCACGCGGATGTTGTTTCTTCGATAATGTTTTGTTTATGCAGAAAAAATCGAAGATGGAAAAAACAAAGGATGTGGGAAAATCCAAGGCATCATCAAAAGAAACGCCAAGGACAACTCCCGTCATGACACGTAGTAAGCAGAAGGGTGAAAAGCTTAAATCAGCAAACAAGAAACAGGATGGAGCGGAAAGCACGATGCCGATGGATGCCAGcacaatagcagcagcagcaaccAAAGCAGGTGCCTCCAAAGTGGCAGTGACGACCCGAGCAAACGAACAGCATGAAGAAATGGAAGAATCAgtaatacaacaacccctctacgGGATGCTACTCACCAACGAGCTGAATCAACTGTTGATAACCAACCAACCTCTTCTAATAGCATACCATCCAGCACAACAGCCGAGAGAACTCCCGGCCCCGCCTGCAGATCCAACGGTTCCCTTGATACAGACTGTTGATGAAGATCACACTGTAGCCACCGATGGACAGATGCAAGTGGGAACCCCGAACCAGGGATCGAACCATTCAATCCAGATGATGGCAGAACtcgaaaagttgaagaaaaaccagAAGGTGTACGCTGATGTTGTGGCCCTACTAGCAAAAGAGAAGAAACAACTCAAGGATAGGATCTCTCAAAGCGTTAAACTAAGGGACTTGCACGACGAAGATAATTCCAAAATACCGCTGCCTAACCAGGACCGAAGGATGGTAGTGGCCAATATCAATAATCTTGAACCATTAAATCGAAGGGCGGCCAGAGAAAACCGATTACCCGACCCAGACTACATCCCCGAAGACTCAGATTATTTCGATAGTGAGGACCGAAGATAAGGACGATCCACAGTTAGAGAAGACCACCAGCTTGCAATGGAGAATCTTCGTGCAGAAATGATGGTTGAGATCAAATAACTGAAAGCCGACAAGGAGGAGAAAGACTAGAGGAAGTGATGAGAGAAGCCAATACCACACCTTTGACTCCACACTTAGCCAGAGCACTCATTCCCCAGAAGTGTCCCATCCCAGCGTTCGAATGTTACGATGGATCCATCGACCCCGCGGCCCATCTTCGGTATTACAATCGTATTTTAGCCAGATGGGATCAAGATGACGCCGTCCTCTGCAGGTACTTCCCTTCGAGTTTGAAAGGATCGTCCCTATCTTGGTTCGATAACCTACCTCCAAATTTTATCGACTCCTATAGCCAGCTCACTGAGaagttcttgagaacctacatgtacaacaaggctatCAATGCAGGAATGGACAAGCTCTTCTCATTAGCGGTCGCATGTAAGGAAACTATCAGGGAATATACCGATAGGTGGCACAAGATTTGTCAAGCAATAGGAAATGTGGATCCGGTAGTCAGTATCAATTGCTACAAGTGGGGGATGGATAGGATGAGCCCGctgtttgttgagattcatggaagtgtCCCCACGACTGAAGGAGACCTTCGAGTAATCATCGAAAAGCACTCCATATTGGAGGAGATCCAACGGGAAAATCCCAGAGCCCAAACGCAAAGATCTCATCGGACCAACTCAGTGGATCAAGCCAGTGGATCCAAGAGAGGCAACTCAGCTGAACGTCCCGACGAAGATAGGAGGGGACGAAGGGATGATCGACGGTGATATGATCGTGAATTCTAAGATCAGGTATATATGAAGCTGAACAACAACTACACTCGCATCCTAAGAGAGATTAAGGGTCGTGAAAACCTagaatggccttggtccaaaggaAAGCATCCCCCAAGGTCCGAGAAGTCAAgagattactgtgaataccactgctTCAACGGCCATCAGActgaaaaatgcaagaacctcaaGATAGTGATCCAGAAGCTGATCGACGCTGGCGACCTCAAACAGTACATACAGAAGGCAGAAACCGATGATAGGACAAAACGAAGCAAGCAAGTCCAACTACCTGAAGGAAATCGAACACTCAATGTTATCTCATGCTTCGAACCTAATGGCCCCTTGTTAACAACCCAGAtagggaagagattgagaaagcAGTTCGAGGATTACTGCGAGCTGTACAAAATTGATGGAGTCGAAGTCGatgagcacgaacaatggatgaaTGCATCAATAACATTCGAAGCTGAGGATATTGAGGAAGATATGGAGGACCACAACGATCCTTTAGTTCTTACATTACCAGTTGCAGGATGCAACATCAAGAAGGTTCTAATTGACGGAGGGAGCTCAGTCAACGTCTTATTTTATGATACATTCAAACGGATGGAACTGAATGATGAGCAATTGATGTCTTCCTACtataccatctacggattcaacggcacACCAACGAAGCCCCTAGGATACATCGTGTTGGAAGTTATGGCAGGCCCAATGAAAGTCGATACCCGATTCAACGTGGTAGATTCTCCTTCTccctacaatgccatcattgGCCGACGATGGGTGCACAAACTCAAAGGGGTTGCAGCGACATATCATCAGTACCTTAGATTCCCAACacccgaaggggtaatggaaatTAAGGGAGATCAGGTCACCGCCCGCGAGTGCCATGCCATACAGAACCAACTCAATAATGAGCACGATGAACAGCGGAAGTCCCGAAGAAGCAGAAACAAAGCAGCCGTCAAGGACAAGGCGATCGACCAGTACCTTGAGGAAACCTCAGGCAAAAGTCTAACGAAGGGTAGCAACGTCCTAACTACCGAAGCAGGCACCTCAATGGCTTAGGGGGATGtagagcctaccaaatagcaattaaagaacgttccTCTCTTAGGAGAACCGAAACCCACATTCACGTCGGTCGAACCCTCCAAAGAGATAAACATAGGAACTGAAGAGAACCCTAAAATGATCAAGATAGGAACCCTGATGGATAAGGACCGAGAAGAGGCCCGAATCAAGCTGCTGAAGGATTATGCTGACATATTTGCATGGAAACTGAGTGACATGCCCCGGATCGATCCAAAGATCATACAAAATGAACTTCGGATAAAGCCAGGCACGAACCCCTTCAGACATAAGCTACGCAAGATAGCACCGGAATACCACCTAGCGGTCGAGAAGGAGCTAACCAGAATGATGGAGGCAGGGTTCATAAAGGAAGCCatgtaccctacctggatctcgaacatggtcatcgtaccaaaaaagaacggaggggtGAGAATATGCAtcaacttcaccaacctcaacaaAGCCTGCCCGAAGGATAGCTACCCGCTCCCTAGCATCGATcaactggtagaagcagtagaaggccACGATGAGTTATCTTTCATGGATtgatattcaggttacaatcaaacatctctggcagaagaagatcagtaGCACACAACATTCTTTACTCCTCACGGACTTTACTGTTACACCCGCATTCTGTTTGGACTAAGGAATGCAGGGGAAACATATCAGAGGATGGTCGATGcgatcttcaaaccatggatcggGAAAACTTTAgaagtctatgttgatgatatgctcgtcaaaagtaagctgcgcaaagatcaccatcaAGATTTGAGAAACATTTTCGATACAATGAGGAAATACATCATGAAAGTGAACCCAGAAAAGTGTACATTCGGCGTCACATCAGGGAAATTCCTAGGATATCTAGTAtcgaagaggggcatcgaagtcgATCCTGCTAAGATCCAAGCCATTGTAGAAATGTCGTCCCCAAAGAACTTTAAAGAAGTTCAAAAGCTTAACGGATCCCTGGCGGCACTTGGGAGATTCATCGCCAGATCGACGGATAAGTGCAATcacttcttcaacatcctcaagaAGGGGAGTAAGTTTgcatggaccgctgaatgcgaagaagccttccagaaGATTAAAGATTACCTGGCCACGATCCCGATCCTCCAGATGCCCGATCCTGATGAGGTGTTGGCTCTATATATAGCAGCGACCGAAGACGCAGTCAACGCAGTCCTGGTCAAAACCAATATGAAGGTTGAGCAACCAATCTACTACGTCAGAAAGACTCTCAACCCGGCGGAAAGAAACTACACGAAAATTGAGCAACTCATACtagcattagtatgggcaacccaaaAGCTGGGAACCTATTTCTTGACTCATTATGTTTGGGTCCCATGTAAAGCACCGTTGGAAGCTGTTCTCAAAAGCGCAGATAAGGTAGGAAGGATATCAAAATGGAACACTCATCTTGATCAATTCAATATTATCCACGAGATTCAAACTGCCTAAAAGtcacaagttttggcggatttcttggCGGACTTACCTCTGGATAACGGCGAAGAGGTGAAGGACATGCCTGAAGCAGAAGAGGACAGAAAAGATCCAGTTGATGTACTCGAACCCTCAAGCCAAAGAATATGGGAAGTCTTCGTGGATGAATCAAGGAATAGAGAAGGTGAATGTATTGGCATCGTGATCACTACCCCAACCAGAGATAGGATCGTACACGCATTAAgattagaattcaaggggcatacaaACAACATCGTGGAGTACGAAGCCGTAGTACATGCCCTTCGTTTAGTAATTGAAATGGGAATAAACGATGTACGCCTAACAAGTGATTCACAAGTGGTCATCCGGAAAATCGAATtggaatataatgtttatgacgagACCCCCTCAGCATATATGGTGATGTTCCAAACCCTAGCATCCCAAGTACCCAACATCAAGTTTTGGCATCCATGCAGAAAATATCTCAGGCATGTTGATGCCTTAGCATACATATCGTCCATGTTAAAGGATGAAAGCGTTAAGGCCATCAAGATAACAAGAGTGTATGAGTCGTCGATCACTCCACAACAAGCCTTCGCTACAAATCATGAAGACGATGTAGGGGAGGACATTGCTGACGATGATGTGGGGGAAGACATCGCCGATGACTTCGTCGAAGATGATATCTTATCAAGAGCAAACGAGGATGAAGACTTCAAAAACGAAGAAGACTGGAGAACCGAGGTTCACCTGTTCCTTGAAAAAGGAACGCTGCCTACAGACCTGAAGCAAGCTCGTAAGATACaatcaaaggcaggaagatatgaccttcgAGACAGAGTTctttacaagaaatctttcctcggccCTCTGTTGCGCTGTTTATCCAGAGAGGAGGGTCACCGTATCCTGAAGGACATCCACTACGGGGATGCAGGCAACCACAGCGGGATGAGATTACTAGCTGACAAAGCTAAGATGCAAGGGTATTACTAGCCACAAATGATACAAGACGCAGCCAGGATGTctagaagatgcgaagaatgtcagtgtTTTTCTAAGAGAATCCATGCCCCGACAACGAAGCTAAATTCAGTAGATAGCCCTTGGCCATTTGCAAAGTGGGGACTAGATATCGTCGGACCCCtgatcgaagggtcagggaaaagacgattcttgatagtagccacggattACTTTAGCAAGTGGGTGGAAGACAAAGCTCTATCCAGGATCAGAGATGTGGACgtattcacattcatttttcagaacatcatttgcaggttcggcattccCGCAAAAATTGTCTCCGATAATGGTAAGAAGCTGCAAGGAaagaatatagacatgctcttcgataccttCAAGATCAGGAAGAACAAATCGACTCCCATCTACCCCAAAAGTAACAGCCAAGCCGAAGCTAAAAATAAGACTCTTGCCCTTATTCTCAAGAAATCATTGGACGAACACAAGGGACGATGGTGCGAACAGTTACACAACGTGTTATGGGCGTATCGAACAACACGAAGGTCCACTACTGGTGAATCACCGTTCCtcctcacctatggagccgaagcagtcattccGACAGAGatcatcatgccaaccacaaagaccgaagcatgggagaagaacctcacagcaGACATGATGCTGGAAAGACTCGATGATCTAGAAGAAAGGAGGGAGATAGCGCTACAAagaatggaaaattatcaacgaagattagcAAGAGAGTACAATAAAaaagttaagcttagaaattttgtataaggacagtatgtgctgagaacaataccccaataccaacgagagaAAGTGAggcaaattagcaccaacatggggaggaCCATTTTTAATACATGACATTGCGGGTAACTGATCATATTATCTGCGTAACCTCaaaggagaagtcctcaggaaCCCTTGGAATGCGAAATACCTCAAGCCATACTATCCTTGAAGCAATGCAGTTCTGCACCTGCATGAAGAGTaccataagaagaagaagatggcacAACCGcttgacatgtttctatctctggtcgAGGATTAGCAGACCTCGTCGTATCAATCAAACAAATCTTTGACAAGAACTCTATTGGGGAAAGTAATTACATACAATCTCTGAGGACTCCCCtttcagcgtctataagtgtaggaccatggggaaggattccagtagaaagagatacccaaccaaatAATAAAGCAGCGGTTCAGCGGAATggatgcatgtaaatatttcaataaCACATCACATATCCGGGAACACTACATCAACCCCCATTGTTCGGTAATCCTCTGGACCAGGGTTAGCTGacggggtgacaggtccaaagttagtgacgaaggtacctcccttcgttaTTGCTGTCAAGCACTTTTCATTACTTTACTTACTCATTTCTCAATACCTAGATTTTTTCATTATCTAAAAAGTTATATGAACTAACAATGCAGACAAATCAGAGTTGTACATACCAAAAACAAACGATGATCCATTCCATGAATGTTAATTACAAGATTGGGGAGTTAAACAAAAAATACAGAAGATACACAAAAAATGGCCTGAAGCCAAGTAATCGACAAAGATCAACTTTCTAAGACGAACATAGAGACCTATTTCCCTTGGGAAGACTCGGCATGACCAGCTGGGTTCTTCTTCTGAGACGAAGGGACACTTACTCCCGAAGAAGGATCGGAAGTGTAGGTCAAAGGCTCGGGCATAGGACGGCGGGGGTACTTCTTAACAATGCCATGATCTTTTAGAAGACTCATCTTGGTCTTGGTTAAGGTCTTGTTGACCTCCTCGGCAagctgacaacgagccttgtgcacAATAACAGTGGCTTTGAATTCAGACTGCGACAACGAAGATTTCAATCGGGTTACTTCCTTGGCTGCCTCCTTCGCTGCTTCGTCCCGAGATCCCGCCAGCCCTTCATAATACTTGGCTTGGCCCTGCTGATGCACTAAGGAAGATTGGGTCTCTTTAAGCTTTTCATTTGCAAGGctaagttgtccctcgagctctgaaaaagaagaaacaaaatggtTAAAAGAAAAGAATTACGAAGCCATCCACGACCAAACAAacatataccttcgacattagccgaagctatCTCAAACTCATTAACTACAGTGTCCCGAGCTTCGTCAAGGAAATCATACTCGTCGGAAATTTTGTTATAATCCATTTGAATATTTTTGAGGGTAAACTGacactcatccaactctacctgcttcatagAGTCCAAGTGATGAAGACGGTTAACTTCAGTAGTCATCTCCTCAATCCCTTTAGTTAATCTATACATGTTAACTTCTAGATCTTTCTCTGACTCCACCAAACGAGCAACATCGGCTCGAGAATCGGTCaaggctttactaagagcatGTGCCTCTGCTCTGGCGTCATCTCTCTCCCGAATGAGCTGTTGCATATGATCCCGAACGTCGGGGTCATGAGACGAGCACGCTTGAAAAAGCCCTAATTCAAGATCTTCCAACCGAGAAGCCTCATCCCGAGCATCATGGAGAGATTCACGGGTCCATTCCAAGGTACCTTTAAATTGGGAACGGACGGCTGATAGGATATTTCGCATTTCAAATAAAAGATCATCTTGCCTTTTGTGTTCCGCTAACAACTTATTATGCTGAGCGACACGaccattccacttatcagcctcttTTATGATATTTGCAACTAACTCTTTAATCCGGGAAGCCTGGCGAGTTCTCTCACCACGAAGCCACGTCAATTCTCTGGCATCGCCTGCTGAAGACAGGGCCGTCCATTTCAGAACGAAcaacaagaaaaaatgaagataGGGAAAAAGCGAAGAGACAAACCTTTTGACGAAGCACCAACAGACGACGCTTCTGTCCGATATTTCTCCAACTCAGCCTCAAGAGAATCAACTTCTTGATGAAGCTCCGCTTCGGTAGCCCCAAGTTGCTGCTTCCCCTTCAACTTTTCCTTCAGCTCCAGTATCTCCTTGTCCTTAGCAGCAAGAAGTTCTTCAGCGGAATTCAAATTTTCTTCCCTGTGACGTAACTTTGCCTCCAGCTTAAGAGCCTCCGCCTTGAAGAACTGGTACAAGGTATGGTTGTAGTGCTCGCTCCTCACCAGCTGAATAAGGAATGACTACATGAAAATCATTAAGGAAAGGACATTGGATCCCTCAACTTAGTATCTACGATCGCCTACCTCGAGAACACGCTGTTGAGGATAACCATACTGATaaccatcagctatggccatcatatgaGCAATGGAAGAAGGTGGATAGACCAAGAGACTAGACGAAGTAGCTCCCAAATCTTTTTCCCAGACTTCAGCAACATCATCGTGAGACGCCATCTGCATCCTATGACGAGTAAAGGCATCATAATCTTTCTCACCAGGCACTATGGGGGAAGGATTGGGCACGCACATCAGGCCCTTCTTCATCAACCATTCGAAGGTGGCATCATCTCCGTCGTGCATCACGATCTTCTCTAAGCTATCATAAGATACACCAGCAGGAGCTCCATCACCAGCAGCGAACCCTTGGCCAGCGGGTTTTTCCTTCGTTTCAGCCTCCTTAGAGGCA
This is a stretch of genomic DNA from Papaver somniferum cultivar HN1 chromosome 1, ASM357369v1, whole genome shotgun sequence. It encodes these proteins:
- the LOC113355306 gene encoding uncharacterized protein LOC113355306, with the translated sequence MREANTTPLTPHLARALIPQKCPIPAFECYDGSIDPAAHLRYYNRILARWDQDDAVLCRYFPSSLKGSSLSWFDNLPPNFIDSYSQLTEKFLRTYMYNKAINAGMDKLFSLAVACKETIREYTDRWHKICQAIGNVDPVVSINCYKWGMDRMSPLFVEIHGSVPTTEGDLRVIIEKHSILEEIQRENPRAQTQRSHRTNSVDQASGSKRGNSAERPDEDRRGRRDDRR
- the LOC113355312 gene encoding uncharacterized protein LOC113355312, translating into MKLNNNYTRILREIKGRENLEWPWSKGKHPPRSEKSRDYCEYHCFNGHQTEKCKNLKIVIQKLIDAGDLKQYIQKAETDDRTKRSKQVQLPEGNRTLNVISCFEPNGPLLTTQIGKRLRKQFEDYCELYKIDGVEVDEHEQWMNASITFEAEDIEEDMEDHNDPLVLTLPVAGCNIKKVLIDGGSSVNVLFYDTFKRMELNDEQLMSSYYTIYGFNGTPTKPLGYIVLEVMAGPMKVDTRFNVVDSPSPYNAIIGRRWVHKLKGVAATYHQYLRFPTPEGVMEIKGDQVTARECHAIQNQLNNEHDEQRKSRRSRNKAAVKDKAIDQYLEETSGKSLTKGSNVLTTEAGTSMA
- the LOC113355322 gene encoding nucleoprotein TPR-like, encoding MHDGDDATFEWLMKKGLMCVPNPSPIVPGEKDYDAFTRHRMQMASHDDVAEVWEKDLGATSSSLLVYPPSSIAHMMAIADGYQYGYPQQRVLELVRSEHYNHTLYQFFKAEALKLEAKLRHREENLNSAEELLAAKDKEILELKEKLKGKQQLGATEAELHQEVDSLEAELEKYRTEASSVGASSKGDARELTWLRGERTRQASRIKELVANIIKEADKWNGRVAQHNKLLAEHKRQDDLLFEMRNILSAVRSQFKGTLEWTRESLHDARDEASRLEDLELGLFQACSSHDPDVRDHMQQLIRERDDARAEAHALSKALTDSRADVARLVESEKDLEVNMYRLTKGIEEMTTEVNRLHHLDSMKQVELDECQFTLKNIQMDYNKISDEYDFLDEARDTVVNEFEIASANVEELEGQLSLANEKLKETQSSLVHQQGQAKYYEGLAGSRDEAAKEAAKEVTRLKSSLSQSEFKATVIVHKARCQLAEEVNKTLTKTKMSLLKDHGIVKKYPRRPMPEPLTYTSDPSSGVSVPSSQKKNPAGHAESSQGK